A stretch of Acropora muricata isolate sample 2 chromosome 7, ASM3666990v1, whole genome shotgun sequence DNA encodes these proteins:
- the LOC136922751 gene encoding polyunsaturated fatty acid 5-lipoxygenase-like isoform X4 produces the protein MGNSIDCVNCFDHPGLVVTVKTGDTKGGGLHNAAYLTLIDDRGNRSKELCLQGCCFTVFKKGHTDTFQFGEAVKIGRLCKIEFVRRDVTNRRNYVEWFIETIEVRRFSGEDFEDFIFPCHRWIRNMQPLILRTFDSTLPQFDVETEQRETELFWKRTMYRYYRRRAGIPPQISFCPKEEVFSCNHQWDIIVKRSSLVSKYNLPDFSSEPWLSFNDFDEVFDRKLGKPTGRDYWRDDVHFARQRLCGCNPTLIRLCSKIPDNLAVTSGMLEPFLEGQTLEEALTARRIFIVNLEILSRLNLDEPRKVVSPMALFFLSPAKSYLFPIAIQLFQERGDNNPVFLPSDPWYTWMLAKMWFNNADAQYHRACVLLGYTHLFLEAVSIATHRQLSPSHPVFRLLAPYLRHVIPVNCFEVNELLAPGSWIDNTTSLGAKGTVELIAIGWSEWRMDVQGTLPQDLEERGVLDPSVLPDYPYRDDGLLLYEAIYRYVSSVIEARYDTEDSLVEDYELQAWRLELVADGNPGCGIKGVPGDGKFDTAEQLSQTLSSILFASTVGHAAANVPQYDEYAYLPNYPAILTGFPPREKKWRDEKDLLACLPPKNISMDILVIAKLLSERHSNGLADFHAWYQHDPIAKKAISSISALIL, from the exons ATGGGAAATTCAATTGATTGTGTGAATTGTTTTGATCACCCAGGCTTGGTAGTAACTGTCAAAACTGGAGACACTAAAGGAGGTGGGCTTCACAATGCCGCTTACTTAACTCTCATCGACGACAGAGGCAACAGATCAAAGGAACTGTGTCTGCAAGGTTGTTGCTTCACTGTTTTCAAGAAAGGACATACAGACACATTTCAGTTCGGCGAGGCTGTTAAAATAGGACGCCTCTGTAAGATCGAGTTTGTTCGGCGCGATGTTACCAACCGACGAAACTACGTTGAATGGTTTATCGAGACGATTGAAGTTCGCCGCTTTAGCGGCGAAGATTTCGAGGATTTCATTTTTCCGTGTCATCGCTGGATAAGGAATATGCAGCCACTAATATTGAGGACCTTCGACAGTACCTTGCCTCAGTTTGATGTCGAGACTGAACAGCGCGAAACTGAACTCTTTTGGAAAAGAACCATGTATCGTTATTACAGACGAAGAGCAGGGATTCCGCCTCAG ATAAGCTTCTGTCCAAAGGAGGAGGTCTTCAGCTGCAATCATCAG TGGGACATCATCGTCAAGCGATCCTCTTTGGTCAGCAAGTATAATCTTCCAGACTTTAGCTCCGAACCATGGCTGTCTTTCAACGATTTTGACGAGGTTTTTGACAGGAAGCTCGGCAAACCAACG GGTCGAGATTATTGGCGAGACGACGTTCATTTTGCTCGGCAGAGGCTTTGCGGTTGTAATCCAACTTTGATTCGCCTTTGTTCCAAGATTCCAGACAA TTTGGCAGTCACATCTGGAATGTTGGAACCTTTTCTCGAAGGGCAAACTCTAGAAGAAGCACTAACAGCAAGGAGGATCTTCATTGTTAATTTAGAAATTTTGAGTCGCCTCAATCTGGATGAACCACGAAAG GTCGTTTCGCCCATGGCGTTGTTCTTCTTAAGTCCAGCAAAATCGTATCTTTTTCCCATTGCGATTCAGCTTTTTCAAGAAAGAGGAGATAACAATCCG GTTTTTCTTCCAAGTGACCCCTGGTACACGTGGATGTTGGCAAAGATGTGGTTTAACAATGCAGATGCCCAATATCACAGAGCATGCGTATTATTAG GGTACACACATCTCTTTTTGGAGGCGGTTTCCATAGCGACCCATCGGCAGCTTTCTCCCTCGCACCCAGTCTTCAGATTGCTTGCGCCTTACTTACGTCACGTTATTCCTGTGAATTG CTTTGAAGTAAATGAGTTACTCGCACCAGGCTCTTGGATTGACAACACGACCTCGTTAGGAGCGAAAGGCACCGTAGAGTTGATAGCAATCGG ATGGAGTGAATGGCGAATGGATGTGCAGGGAACTCTGCCCCAAGATCTTGAAGAGAGAGGC GTATTGGATCCTTCAGTCCTCCCTGACTACCCATACAGAGATGACGGATTACTTCTCTATGAAGCTATTTACAGATACGTTTCTTCAGTTATCGAGGCTCGATATG ATACAGAGGACTCACTTGTTGAGGATTACGAACTTCAAGCTTGGAGACTGGAACTAGTGGCCGATGGAAATCCCGGATGCGGTATCAAA GGAGTGCCGGGCGATGGAAAGTTTGACACCGCTGAACAGCTAAGCCAGACATTGTCGTCCATACTGTTCGCCAGCACAGTGGGACACGCGGCGGCAAATGTTCCCCAGTACGACGAGTACGCATATCTACCCAACTATCCGGCCATTTTGACAGGATTTCCACCCCGAGAAAAG AAATGGCGGGATGAAAAAGACCTTTTAGCTTGCCTTCCTCCCAAGAATATTTCTATGGACATCTTAGTAATCGCCAAACTTCTTTCTGAGAGACACTCGAATGGACTTGCAGACTTCCATGCCTGGTACCAACACGACCCAATCGCAAAAAAGGCGATCTCAag
- the LOC136922757 gene encoding marginal zone B- and B1-cell-specific protein-like has protein sequence MVKCINFIIYGLIHFLHVQFKLTSVQTSFLSLQSKEEMELYFRGVIICSLLALWSRDMHAFQDGQPMRFETPKMNEEEQHSIHTPTSFEMTCDACTAIAYQMSKALKKAEDKKPSLKGKPLPESEIIDLFETVCGEKIWDSYGLKAVKGVNRLSGDGLEAKDVPGMMQGGGKWPGRLSRKCENMVGDIGEEELYSEYRKTKDLYNFLCIEYTKDCAKKDKEEL, from the exons ATGGTTAAATGCATAAACTTTATTATTTATGGTTTGATACACTTTTTACACGTCCAATTTAAGCTGACTTCCGTTCAAACGTCGTTCTTATCTTTGCAAAGTAAAGAAGAGATGGAACTGTATTTTCGAGGTGTTATTATTTGCTCACTATTAGCTCTTTGGAGCAGAGACATGCACGCTTTTCAAGACGGACAACCCATGCGTTTTGAAACTCCGAAAATGAATGAAGAAGAACAGCATTCAATCCACACTCCAACGTCGTTTGAGATGACCTGTGATGCTTGCACAGCAATAGCGTATCAG ATGAGTAAAGCACTGAAAAAAGCAGAGGACAAAAAGCCATCTTTGAAAGGAAAACCTCTTCCAGAATCAgaaattattgatttgtttgAAACTGTTTGTGGGGAAAAAATCTGGGATTC TTATGGCTTGAAAGCAGTTAAAGGTGTCAACCGTTTATCCGGTGATGGACTGGAAGCTAAAGATGTTCCTGGGATGATGCAAGGAGGTGGAAAATGGCCAGGAAG ACTTTCTAGAAAATGTGAGAATATGGTTGGTGACATTGGTGAAGAGGAGCTCTATTCAGAAtacaggaaaacaaaagatcTTTACAACTTCTTGTGCATTGAATACACGAAAGATTGTGCAAAAAAAGACAAGGAAGAATTATGA
- the LOC136922751 gene encoding polyunsaturated fatty acid 5-lipoxygenase-like isoform X2, whose translation MGNSIDCVNCFDHPGLVVTVKTGDTKGGGLHNAAYLTLIDDRGNRSKELCLQGCCFTVFKKGHTDTFQFGEAVKIGRLCKIEFVRRDVTNRRNYVEWFIETIEVRRFSGEDFEDFIFPCHRWIRNMQPLILRTFDSTLPQFDVETEQRETELFWKRTMYRYYRRRAGIPPQISFCPKEEVFSCNHQWDIIVKRSSLVSKYNLPDFSSEPWLSFNDFDEVFDRKLGKPTGRDYWRDDVHFARQRLCGCNPTLIRLCSKIPDNLAVTSGMLEPFLEGQTLEEALTARRIFIVNLEILSRLNLDEPRKVVSPMALFFLSPAKSYLFPIAIQLFQERGDNNPVFLPSDPWYTWMLAKMWFNNADAQYHRACVLLGYTHLFLEAVSIATHRQLSPSHPVFRLLAPYLRHVIPVNCFEVNELLAPGSWIDNTTSLGAKGTVELIAIGWSEWRMDVQGTLPQDLEERGVLDPSVLPDYPYRDDGLLLYEAIYRYVSSVIEARYDTEDSLVEDYELQAWRLELVADGNPGCGIKGVPGDGKFDTAEQLSQTLSSILFASTVGHAAANVPQYDEYAYLPNYPAILTGFPPREKKWRDEKDLLACLPPKNISMDILVIAKLLSERHSNGLADFHAWYQHDPIAKKAISRFLDDLKCIALTILDRNKKREVVYEYLNPSRNVK comes from the exons ATGGGAAATTCAATTGATTGTGTGAATTGTTTTGATCACCCAGGCTTGGTAGTAACTGTCAAAACTGGAGACACTAAAGGAGGTGGGCTTCACAATGCCGCTTACTTAACTCTCATCGACGACAGAGGCAACAGATCAAAGGAACTGTGTCTGCAAGGTTGTTGCTTCACTGTTTTCAAGAAAGGACATACAGACACATTTCAGTTCGGCGAGGCTGTTAAAATAGGACGCCTCTGTAAGATCGAGTTTGTTCGGCGCGATGTTACCAACCGACGAAACTACGTTGAATGGTTTATCGAGACGATTGAAGTTCGCCGCTTTAGCGGCGAAGATTTCGAGGATTTCATTTTTCCGTGTCATCGCTGGATAAGGAATATGCAGCCACTAATATTGAGGACCTTCGACAGTACCTTGCCTCAGTTTGATGTCGAGACTGAACAGCGCGAAACTGAACTCTTTTGGAAAAGAACCATGTATCGTTATTACAGACGAAGAGCAGGGATTCCGCCTCAG ATAAGCTTCTGTCCAAAGGAGGAGGTCTTCAGCTGCAATCATCAG TGGGACATCATCGTCAAGCGATCCTCTTTGGTCAGCAAGTATAATCTTCCAGACTTTAGCTCCGAACCATGGCTGTCTTTCAACGATTTTGACGAGGTTTTTGACAGGAAGCTCGGCAAACCAACG GGTCGAGATTATTGGCGAGACGACGTTCATTTTGCTCGGCAGAGGCTTTGCGGTTGTAATCCAACTTTGATTCGCCTTTGTTCCAAGATTCCAGACAA TTTGGCAGTCACATCTGGAATGTTGGAACCTTTTCTCGAAGGGCAAACTCTAGAAGAAGCACTAACAGCAAGGAGGATCTTCATTGTTAATTTAGAAATTTTGAGTCGCCTCAATCTGGATGAACCACGAAAG GTCGTTTCGCCCATGGCGTTGTTCTTCTTAAGTCCAGCAAAATCGTATCTTTTTCCCATTGCGATTCAGCTTTTTCAAGAAAGAGGAGATAACAATCCG GTTTTTCTTCCAAGTGACCCCTGGTACACGTGGATGTTGGCAAAGATGTGGTTTAACAATGCAGATGCCCAATATCACAGAGCATGCGTATTATTAG GGTACACACATCTCTTTTTGGAGGCGGTTTCCATAGCGACCCATCGGCAGCTTTCTCCCTCGCACCCAGTCTTCAGATTGCTTGCGCCTTACTTACGTCACGTTATTCCTGTGAATTG CTTTGAAGTAAATGAGTTACTCGCACCAGGCTCTTGGATTGACAACACGACCTCGTTAGGAGCGAAAGGCACCGTAGAGTTGATAGCAATCGG ATGGAGTGAATGGCGAATGGATGTGCAGGGAACTCTGCCCCAAGATCTTGAAGAGAGAGGC GTATTGGATCCTTCAGTCCTCCCTGACTACCCATACAGAGATGACGGATTACTTCTCTATGAAGCTATTTACAGATACGTTTCTTCAGTTATCGAGGCTCGATATG ATACAGAGGACTCACTTGTTGAGGATTACGAACTTCAAGCTTGGAGACTGGAACTAGTGGCCGATGGAAATCCCGGATGCGGTATCAAA GGAGTGCCGGGCGATGGAAAGTTTGACACCGCTGAACAGCTAAGCCAGACATTGTCGTCCATACTGTTCGCCAGCACAGTGGGACACGCGGCGGCAAATGTTCCCCAGTACGACGAGTACGCATATCTACCCAACTATCCGGCCATTTTGACAGGATTTCCACCCCGAGAAAAG AAATGGCGGGATGAAAAAGACCTTTTAGCTTGCCTTCCTCCCAAGAATATTTCTATGGACATCTTAGTAATCGCCAAACTTCTTTCTGAGAGACACTCGAATGGACTTGCAGACTTCCATGCCTGGTACCAACACGACCCAATCGCAAAAAAGGCGATCTCAag ATTCCTGGACGACCTCAAATGCATCGCGTTAACCATATTGGATCGAAACAAGAAAAGAGAAGTGGTTTACGAATACTTAAATCCAAGTAGAAATGTTAAGTAA
- the LOC136922751 gene encoding polyunsaturated fatty acid lipoxygenase ALOX15B-like isoform X3, whose protein sequence is MGNSIDCVNCFDHPGLVVTVKTGDTKGGGLHNAAYLTLIDDRGNRSKELCLQGCCFTVFKKGHTDTFQFGEAVKIGRLCKIEFVRRDVTNRRNYVEWFIETIEVRRFSGEDFEDFIFPCHRWIRNMQPLILRTFDSTLPQFDVETEQRETELFWKRTMYRYYRRRAGIPPQISFCPKEEVFSCNHQWDIIVKRSSLVSKYNLPDFSSEPWLSFNDFDEVFDRKLGKPTGRDYWRDDVHFARQRLCGCNPTLIRLCSKIPDNLAVTSGMLEPFLEGQTLEEALTARRIFIVNLEILSRLNLDEPRKVVSPMALFFLSPAKSYLFPIAIQLFQERGDNNPVFLPSDPWYTWMLAKMWFNNADAQYHRACVLLGYTHLFLEAVSIATHRQLSPSHPVFRLLAPYLRHVIPVNCFEVNELLAPGSWIDNTTSLGAKGTVELIAIGWSEWRMDVQGTLPQDLEERGVLDPSVLPDYPYRDDGLLLYEAIYRYVSSVIEARYDTEDSLVEDYELQAWRLELVADGNPGCGIKGVPGDGKFDTAEQLSQTLSSILFASTVGHAAANVPQYDEYAYLPNYPAILTGFPPREKKWRDEKDLLACLPPKNISMDILVIAKLLSERHSNGLADFHAWYQHDPIAKKAISRKPPVHFLLLRSWIHNTFTVL, encoded by the exons ATGGGAAATTCAATTGATTGTGTGAATTGTTTTGATCACCCAGGCTTGGTAGTAACTGTCAAAACTGGAGACACTAAAGGAGGTGGGCTTCACAATGCCGCTTACTTAACTCTCATCGACGACAGAGGCAACAGATCAAAGGAACTGTGTCTGCAAGGTTGTTGCTTCACTGTTTTCAAGAAAGGACATACAGACACATTTCAGTTCGGCGAGGCTGTTAAAATAGGACGCCTCTGTAAGATCGAGTTTGTTCGGCGCGATGTTACCAACCGACGAAACTACGTTGAATGGTTTATCGAGACGATTGAAGTTCGCCGCTTTAGCGGCGAAGATTTCGAGGATTTCATTTTTCCGTGTCATCGCTGGATAAGGAATATGCAGCCACTAATATTGAGGACCTTCGACAGTACCTTGCCTCAGTTTGATGTCGAGACTGAACAGCGCGAAACTGAACTCTTTTGGAAAAGAACCATGTATCGTTATTACAGACGAAGAGCAGGGATTCCGCCTCAG ATAAGCTTCTGTCCAAAGGAGGAGGTCTTCAGCTGCAATCATCAG TGGGACATCATCGTCAAGCGATCCTCTTTGGTCAGCAAGTATAATCTTCCAGACTTTAGCTCCGAACCATGGCTGTCTTTCAACGATTTTGACGAGGTTTTTGACAGGAAGCTCGGCAAACCAACG GGTCGAGATTATTGGCGAGACGACGTTCATTTTGCTCGGCAGAGGCTTTGCGGTTGTAATCCAACTTTGATTCGCCTTTGTTCCAAGATTCCAGACAA TTTGGCAGTCACATCTGGAATGTTGGAACCTTTTCTCGAAGGGCAAACTCTAGAAGAAGCACTAACAGCAAGGAGGATCTTCATTGTTAATTTAGAAATTTTGAGTCGCCTCAATCTGGATGAACCACGAAAG GTCGTTTCGCCCATGGCGTTGTTCTTCTTAAGTCCAGCAAAATCGTATCTTTTTCCCATTGCGATTCAGCTTTTTCAAGAAAGAGGAGATAACAATCCG GTTTTTCTTCCAAGTGACCCCTGGTACACGTGGATGTTGGCAAAGATGTGGTTTAACAATGCAGATGCCCAATATCACAGAGCATGCGTATTATTAG GGTACACACATCTCTTTTTGGAGGCGGTTTCCATAGCGACCCATCGGCAGCTTTCTCCCTCGCACCCAGTCTTCAGATTGCTTGCGCCTTACTTACGTCACGTTATTCCTGTGAATTG CTTTGAAGTAAATGAGTTACTCGCACCAGGCTCTTGGATTGACAACACGACCTCGTTAGGAGCGAAAGGCACCGTAGAGTTGATAGCAATCGG ATGGAGTGAATGGCGAATGGATGTGCAGGGAACTCTGCCCCAAGATCTTGAAGAGAGAGGC GTATTGGATCCTTCAGTCCTCCCTGACTACCCATACAGAGATGACGGATTACTTCTCTATGAAGCTATTTACAGATACGTTTCTTCAGTTATCGAGGCTCGATATG ATACAGAGGACTCACTTGTTGAGGATTACGAACTTCAAGCTTGGAGACTGGAACTAGTGGCCGATGGAAATCCCGGATGCGGTATCAAA GGAGTGCCGGGCGATGGAAAGTTTGACACCGCTGAACAGCTAAGCCAGACATTGTCGTCCATACTGTTCGCCAGCACAGTGGGACACGCGGCGGCAAATGTTCCCCAGTACGACGAGTACGCATATCTACCCAACTATCCGGCCATTTTGACAGGATTTCCACCCCGAGAAAAG AAATGGCGGGATGAAAAAGACCTTTTAGCTTGCCTTCCTCCCAAGAATATTTCTATGGACATCTTAGTAATCGCCAAACTTCTTTCTGAGAGACACTCGAATGGACTTGCAGACTTCCATGCCTGGTACCAACACGACCCAATCGCAAAAAAGGCGATCTCAag
- the LOC136922750 gene encoding general vesicular transport factor p115-like, translating to MRRNNLLTETKMEYLSRGFKSVLGNQQAGSQASAHETVERLCDRVSSSTLLEDRRDAVRALKSLSKKFRLEVGTQGMDLLINVMQTDRNDTEITGLALQTLGNLLSSEPQDEGGKDPGQTASDAELGVQFTEIFIKKMDNVSLLLGLLEEYEFQVRWPTVKLLTILLTNKSYQLQQCILVSPMGVSRLMDLLSDSREIIRNEGLLLLIQLTKSNAAIQKIVAFENAFDRLLEIITEEGCSDGGIVVEDCLLLMQNLLKSNVSNQNFFREGSYIQRLTSFFELEGTPVQSLTENQDGENSWSLQKVSNVKLMLLLVRVLVSPDNPQQSTSTCQKIMNQSGLLRLLCGILMSTGIPAEILTETINTVSEVIRGFPANQEYFSQVNAPSNPPSPAIVVLLMSMINDKQPLSLRCAVLYCFQCYLYKNENGQNEIVTTLLPSSASAATSVSAGQLLCAGLFSPDPLSNWCAAVALSHCLKGNQTQKEQLLRVQLATSVGNPPVSLLQQCTNMLSQGGEIQTRVGLLLLLCSWLSNCPLAVAHFLHNPANIPYLMGQVEGHAEEADRLVGALCSLLLGICLDGNDNSEETCQKNDLRNLIIKRIGADNLLDKISFISKSEFFTTAVKSPEIKVESEGQVLFDHEFTKLFKKLEAAVTKAIEEEPTQQQITNHVNGKVPQGMENHDSIVASYKELIREQDEEIGKLRSRYSDIESTYNQVQVQIQQQSQEIQHLREQLLLAQSFKSQSGVAESFFDENMELSNLRKQVDELQISRDSLQEQVKTKSVKIEKLEKDLEVSQASLAVAQAAAELAGSDPSDISKGPASVTSQQLEELEQLRRTVTSLHGELEVLRSMNTELQNEVEAVREEGLNTPTNSTDEVKAELERSRTESHHKIRLLEEKLSAKETELSKVTAEKGELDKEHEDLLVMLSDQYEKVTKYKNLARDSGHEVSEDEDEECDDPEGDNENVDDDDDDEEEEEEEEEEEEEEEEEENEQNSNTEKQENDNTTPEDEQLT from the exons ATGCGTAGGAATAATTTACTTACAGAAACAAAGATGGAGTATCTGTCGCGAGGATTCAAGTCTGTTTTGGGAAATCAACAAGCCGGTTCACAGGCTTCAGCTCATGAAACG GTTGAACGTTTGTGTGACCGTGTGTCTTCGTCAACACTTCTGGAAGACAGGAGGGATGCTGTTCGAGCTCTCAAATCGCTTTCTAAG AAATTTCGTTTGGAAGTTGGGACACAGGGGATGGACTTACTGATAAATGTAATGCAGACTGACAG AAATGATACAGAGATAACTGGTCTGGCTTTGCAAACACTGGGCAACCTCCTTTCTTCTGAGCCACAGG ATGAAGGTGGTAAAGATCCAGGTCAAACTGCCTCAGATGCAGAACTTGGAGTtcagtttacagaaatattcatCAAGAAAATGGACAATGTGTCTTTGTTACTTGGACTTCTAGAG GAATATGAATTTCAGGTTCGATGGCCAACAGTTAAACTTCTCACAATTCTGCTGACTAACAAAAG TTATCAGCTTCAGCAATGTATTTTAGTGAGTCCCATGG GTGTTTCCAGACTTATGGACCTGCTCTCTGATAGCAGAGAAATTATCAGAAATGAG GGTCTGTTGTTGTTGATTCAACTCACAAAGTCAAATGCTGCGATACAG AAAATTGTTGCATTTGAAAATGCTTTTGATAGACTTCTTGAAATAATAACCGAAGAAGGTTGCAGTGATGGGG GTATTGTTGTTGAAGATTGCTTGTTGCTTATGCAAAATCTCCTGAAATCAAATGTTTCAAATCAAAATTTCTTTAGAGAAGGAAG TTATATACAAAGATTAACATCATTTTTTGAACTTGAGGGAACTCCTGTACAGTCCCTTACTG AAAATCAAGATGGTGAAAACTCTTGGTCTTTACAGAAAGTTTCCAATGTCAAGCTTATGTTACTG CTTGTCCGAGTATTGGTGTCGCCAGACAACCCTCAACAATCAACTAGCACTTGCCAGAAAATTATGAACCAATCTG GGCTTTTGCGACTTCTGTGTGGTATACTTATGTCAACTGGAATTCCTGCTGAAATTCTCACAGAG ACCATCAACACAGTGTCTGAGGTAATTCGCGGATTCCCTGCAAACCAGGAGTATTTCTCTCAAGTCAATGCACCATCCAACCCACCaag TCCTGCCATTGTTGTTCTATTAATGTCTATGATCAATGACAAGCAACCTTTGAGTCTTCGATGTGctgttttgtattgttttcag TGCTACCtctataaaaatgaaaatggtCAGAATGAAATTGTAACGACACTACTTCCATCTTCGGCCTCAGCTG CAACCAGTGTTTCAGCAGGCCAGTTGCTCTGTGCAGGATTATTTAG TCCAGATCCGTTGTCGAATTGGTGTGCAGCGGTAGCCTTGTCACACTGTTTGAAGGGAAATCAAACTCAGAAAGAACAGCTTCTCAGAGTTCAACTGGCAACCAGTGTGG GAAATCCTCCAGTGTCTTTACTACAACAGTGTACCAACATGTTGTCACAG GGAGGTGAAATTCAAACACGCGTTGGACTTTTGCTGCTATTGTGTTCATGGTTATCCAATTGTCCTCTTGCTGTGgctcattttcttcataatcCAGCCAACATTCCTTAT CTTATGGGACAAGTCGAGGGCCATGCGGAGGAAGCTGACAGACTTGTGGGTGCCCTGTGCTCTCTTCTTCTAGGGATATGTTTGGATGGTAATGACAACTCTGAAGAAACGTGTCAAAA GAACGACCTTCGTAATTTAATCATCAAGAGAATAGGCGCCGATAATTTACTGGACAAGATCAGTTTTATCTCCAAGTCAGAATTCTTCACCACGGCCGTGAAGTCGCCCGAG ATCAAAGTGGAATCAGAAGGACAAGTTTTATTTGATCATGAATTCACCAAACTGTTTAAAAAGCTGGAAG CTGCAGTCACAAAAGCCATTGAGGAAGAACCAACACAACAGCAAATAACAAACCACGTCAACGGAAAAGTGCCCCAAGGGATGGAAAATCACGACTCCATTGTAGCGTCATACAAAGAACTCATACGAGAACAG GATGAAGAAATTGGCAAGCTTAGATCAAGATACAGCGACATTGAGTCCACTTATAACCAG GTGCAAGTTCAAATTCAACAACAATCGCAAGAAATTCAACATCTTCGGGAACAGTTACTACTGGCTCAGA GTTTCAAATCTCAAAGTGGAGTGGCTGAATCGTTCTTTGATGAAAACATGGAGCTGTCGAATCTACGAAAGCAAGTGGATGAGCTACAAATAAGCCGTGATTCGTTACAGGAACAAGTTAAAACCAAAAGtgtaaaaatagaaaaattg GAGAAAGATCTAGAAGTCTCCCAAGCGTCGCTAGCGGTGGCTCAAGCAGCGGCTGAACTCGCGGGCTCAGACCCTTCAGACATTTCTAAAGGGCCAGCGAGCGTCACAAGTCAGCAGTTGGAGGAGCTAGAACAGTTGAGGCGAACTGTGACGTCACTTCATGGTGAACTGGAAGTCTTGCGGTCCATGAACACTGAGCTTCAGAATGAGGTAGAAGCAGTG AGGGAAGAAGGACTGAATACACCGACGAACAGCACTGATGAAGTCAAAGCAGAGTTGGAAAGGTCAAGGACGGAAAGTCACCATAAAATCCGACTATTGGAAGAGAAGCTGTCAGCGAAGGAAACGGAATTGAGCAAAGTGACAGCAGAAAAAGGAGAACTGGACAAAGAACACGAAGATCTCTTGGTGATGCTGAGTGATCAATATGAGAAAGTAACCAAGTACAAG AATTTAGCCAGAGATAGCGGCCATGAAGTCAGCGAGGATGAAGACGAGGAGTGTGATGACCCCGAAGGTGATAATGAGAACgttgatgacgacgacgacgacgaagaagaagaagaagaagaagaagaagaagaagaagaagaagaagaagaagaaaatgaacaaaacagCAACACCGAAAAGCAAGAGAATGATAATACGACACCTGAAGATGAACAGCTTAcgtga